A single window of Roseiconus lacunae DNA harbors:
- a CDS encoding FAD-binding oxidoreductase, which yields MPADLNLTTSSFTPGIVQGVRTPHRADGSNGRMNDAISAWKALLGNDRVITEQAELHRRSANAVGSDVVPIAILRPTESRQVQPLVEIASRFRTPIYPTSTGRNWGYGAASPVVSGCAVVDLSDLNTIHFVDEKHGLIRVEPGVTQGLLYNYLNARNLNWMVPVHGGGPDCSLLGNALERGYGLTPTTDHFLALTSLKAILADGTIYESAFRSMEADVIAAAHRWQIGAYLDGIFSQGNFGVVTDATFILKERPEHVEAFFIRIPDDNNLAEFVEHLGSILRSLDGVVTGVNLMNERRVLSMSRPYPKGTVGSNSTIPDDLLKEYTSRAGITRWTVAGVIHSVNGFARNTRREIRKRLPRSCSRPIFMNRKRIAMAKRATSVLPVSRQSYRQQLASIDAFIDLAEGRPRRIALPLAYWLTGDEPAEKTAMDPAKDGCGLIWYSPLIPIDQNVVDAYIKMVESTCVEHGIEPLITLTSLSSCHFDSTVPILFDRNDSSAVARAHACYDSLCERAKRLGCVPYRLPTITLAKRPNPLTDLPATVLHNAIKDRLDPYNIISPSRY from the coding sequence ATGCCTGCCGACTTGAACTTGACGACCAGCTCGTTCACTCCTGGTATCGTTCAAGGGGTGAGAACTCCGCATCGTGCCGACGGGAGCAACGGACGAATGAACGATGCGATTTCGGCGTGGAAGGCGTTGCTTGGAAACGATCGAGTCATTACCGAACAAGCCGAACTCCATCGCCGCAGCGCCAATGCGGTTGGAAGCGACGTCGTTCCGATCGCGATCCTTCGCCCAACTGAATCAAGACAGGTTCAGCCTCTGGTTGAAATTGCCTCGCGTTTTCGAACCCCGATTTATCCAACCAGTACAGGACGAAATTGGGGCTACGGTGCGGCGAGTCCAGTTGTTTCTGGCTGCGCCGTCGTCGATCTCTCCGATCTCAATACGATCCATTTCGTTGACGAGAAACATGGGTTGATTCGCGTGGAACCCGGGGTGACCCAGGGCTTGCTCTACAACTATTTGAACGCCCGTAATCTGAATTGGATGGTGCCGGTCCACGGAGGCGGACCAGACTGCTCGCTGCTGGGAAACGCACTTGAGCGCGGGTACGGGTTAACGCCGACGACTGACCACTTCTTAGCGTTAACGTCGCTGAAGGCGATTTTAGCGGACGGCACGATCTACGAATCTGCGTTTCGATCGATGGAGGCTGATGTCATCGCCGCGGCGCATCGTTGGCAAATCGGGGCCTACCTCGACGGCATTTTTAGCCAGGGAAATTTTGGCGTTGTGACTGATGCGACGTTCATCCTCAAAGAACGTCCGGAGCATGTAGAGGCATTTTTCATTCGTATTCCCGATGACAACAACTTGGCCGAGTTCGTTGAACATCTCGGCAGCATCCTTCGTTCCTTGGATGGCGTTGTTACCGGTGTCAACCTGATGAATGAACGGCGGGTGCTTTCGATGTCGAGGCCCTACCCGAAAGGAACAGTTGGGAGCAACTCGACGATCCCGGACGACCTCCTGAAGGAATACACGTCGCGTGCAGGAATCACTCGGTGGACCGTGGCAGGAGTCATTCATAGTGTGAATGGGTTCGCACGCAACACGCGGCGGGAGATTAGAAAACGACTTCCCAGAAGCTGCTCGCGGCCCATTTTTATGAATCGCAAGCGAATCGCGATGGCGAAACGGGCAACATCTGTCTTGCCAGTTTCTAGACAAAGCTATCGCCAGCAGCTTGCGTCGATCGATGCTTTCATCGATTTGGCTGAAGGCCGTCCGCGCCGTATCGCGTTGCCACTAGCCTATTGGCTCACAGGAGACGAACCAGCGGAAAAGACGGCTATGGATCCGGCAAAGGATGGTTGCGGTTTAATCTGGTACAGCCCGCTGATTCCGATCGATCAAAACGTGGTCGATGCATACATCAAAATGGTCGAATCCACGTGCGTTGAACACGGAATTGAACCGTTAATAACATTGACGAGCCTATCCAGTTGCCACTTTGATTCGACTGTGCCAATACTCTTTGATCGCAACGATTCGTCTGCCGTCGCGCGAGCGCACGCGTGCTACGATTCGCTGTGCGAGCGAGCCAAGCGGCTCGGATGCGTCCCGTATCGTTTACCGACGATTACGCTGGCAAAACGCCCGAACCCACTGACCGACCTTCCAGCCACGGTACTTCACAACGCAATCAAGGATAGGCTCGATCCGTACAACATCATCTCCCCGAGTCGCTACTAA
- a CDS encoding class I SAM-dependent methyltransferase — translation MLNPLSLLPVAFGQAFYRQTLKRTPEPEVMDSPESVAQYEDADKSKLAIVYAAVLDRVHRMKTKSSGGRAIDLCCGPGHFTLMLAKYFNFDEVIGVDRSDRMLENARKRIDQAEMGTRVKFVKANATDVPFESNSFDVVTCNDAAHHLPNLKVVRELICEMERLSSATGICVLSDLVRLKTERITELYTKTLGEDYPPMFYNDFCNSMRAAWTETELASAIPNQPTRTWYHQRQSLVPTVQLLLGNMSEVNAFVRRSPNWLADAAGKNYKRDLRLSNILSKAPRRVKTR, via the coding sequence ATGCTAAACCCCCTCAGTCTCCTTCCGGTCGCGTTTGGGCAAGCCTTTTACCGCCAGACGCTCAAACGGACCCCCGAACCGGAAGTCATGGATTCACCGGAGAGTGTTGCGCAATACGAGGATGCGGACAAAAGCAAATTAGCAATCGTCTACGCGGCAGTATTAGACCGAGTGCACAGAATGAAAACGAAGTCCTCTGGTGGGCGTGCTATCGATCTTTGTTGCGGACCTGGGCACTTCACATTGATGCTTGCCAAGTACTTTAATTTCGATGAAGTCATCGGCGTAGATCGGTCCGACAGAATGCTTGAGAATGCGAGAAAGCGAATTGATCAGGCGGAAATGGGAACGCGCGTCAAGTTCGTTAAAGCAAATGCTACGGATGTCCCTTTCGAATCAAACAGCTTTGACGTTGTGACCTGTAATGATGCGGCTCACCACCTGCCAAATCTGAAGGTCGTGCGTGAGTTAATTTGCGAGATGGAAAGACTTTCTTCAGCGACGGGAATTTGTGTACTCTCCGATTTAGTGAGGCTCAAAACAGAAAGGATCACCGAGCTTTACACAAAAACACTTGGGGAAGATTATCCGCCAATGTTTTATAACGACTTCTGTAACTCGATGCGTGCAGCATGGACAGAAACAGAATTAGCTTCAGCAATTCCGAATCAGCCAACTCGCACTTGGTATCATCAGCGACAAAGTTTGGTCCCCACCGTTCAATTACTTTTGGGCAACATGAGCGAAGTCAATGCCTTCGTAAGACGCTCTCCCAATTGGCTGGCCGATGCTGCTGGCAAGAATTACAAACGTGACTTGCGTTTGAGCAATATCCTCTCAAAGGCGCCCAGGCGAGTGAAAACACGTTAA